In Arachis stenosperma cultivar V10309 chromosome 1, arast.V10309.gnm1.PFL2, whole genome shotgun sequence, one DNA window encodes the following:
- the LOC130961342 gene encoding uncharacterized protein LOC130961342 gives MNHTKASQSTLADRVLWIRNQHHIVRNSSFGRLTLQKQCELSYFEYTFEYCKPSCEEPLHYTVVVRWRFRPSCQREAPPLFVHPSLTRGFSSTRNEKKISRW, from the exons ATGAATCATACCAAAGCTTCCCAAAGTACCCTAGCAGACAG AGTGTTATGGATTCGCAACCAGCATCACATTGTTAGAAATTCTTCATTTG GGAGGCTTACTCTTCAGAAGCAGTGCGAGCTAAGTTACTTTGAGTATACTTTTGAGTACTG CAAGCCTAGCTGTGAGGAACCACTTCATTACACGGTTGTTGTACGTTGGAGATTTAGACCCTCTTGTCAACGAGAGGCACCGCCACTATTTGTTCATCCAAGTCTGACTAGGGGTTTCAGTTCAACCAGGAACGAG aagaagatatcaCGATGGTGA
- the LOC130983066 gene encoding vignain gives MKKLLCVILSLALVLGFSESFEFHERELESEESLWDLYERWRSHHTVSRSLDDKKKRFEVFKANVMHVHETNKLDKPYKLKLNKFADLTNHEFRTIYAASKVGHHRMFRGMPRGNGTFMYENVERVPASVDWRKKGAVTPVKDQGQCGSCWAFSTVVAVEGINQIKTRNLVSLSEQELIDCDTNQNQGCNGGLMDYAFEFIKQKGGITTETDYPYTAQDGTCDASKAKKDVVSIDGHEDVPTNNEAALLKAVANQPVSVAIEASGSDFQFYSEAIFNGACGTNLDHGVAIVGYGTTKDGYKYWIVKNSWGPDWGEHGYIRMQRGISHKHGQCGIAIEASYPIKTSSTNPLPSSLNDEL, from the exons atGAAGAAGCTCTTGTGTGTTATTCTATCCCTCGCTTTAGTCCTAGGATTCTCCGAGAGCTTCGAGTTCCACGAGAGAGAACTCGAATCGGAGGAATCCCTATGGGACTTGTACGAGAGGTGGCGGAGCCACCACACGGTTTCTAGAAGCCTCGACGATAAGAAGAAACGTTTCGAGGTGTTCAAGGCGAACGTGATGCATGTCCATGAAACAAACAAGTTGGACAAGCCTTACAAGTTGAAGCTGAACAAATTTGCTGACTTGACCAACCATGAGTTCAGGACCATCTATGCTGCCTCCAAGGTGGGACATCATAGAATGTTCCGCGGCATGCCACGTGGCAATGGGACCTTCATGTATGAGAATGTTGAGAGGGTTCCTGCTTCTGTGGATTGGAGGAAGAAAGGTGCTGTCACTCCTGTAAAAGATCAAGGCCAATGCG GTAGCTGCTGGGCATTTTCAACAGTGGTAGCAGTTGAAGGCATCAACCAAATAAAGACACGTAACCTAGTATCCTTATCTGAGCAAGAACTCATAGATTGTGACACAAACCAAAATCAAGGATGCAATGGTGGCCTTATGGATTATGCCTTCGAGTTCATCAAACAAAAGGGTGGCATTACAACCGAAACTGATTACCCTTACACTGCACAAGATGGCACCTGCGATGCATCCAAG GCGAAGAAGGATGTAGTGTCAATTGATGGACATGAGGATGTTCCAACGAACAATGAGGCGGCATTGCTGAAGGCTGTTGCCAACCAACCTGTGTCTGTTGCCATTGAAGCCTCGGGATCCGACTTTCAATTTTACTCTGAGGCAA TATTTAATGGGGCATGTGGTACTAACCTAGACCATGGGGTTGCAATTGTTGGGTATGGAACAACAAAAGACGGATACAAATATTGGATAGTGAAAAATTCATGGGGACCAGACTGGGGAGAACATGGATACATTAGGATGCAAAGGGGCATATCCCACAAGCATGGTCAATGTGGCATTGCAATAGAGGCTTCCTACCCTATCAAAACCTCATCTACTAACCCTTTACCATCGTCTCTTAACGACGAgctttaa
- the LOC130980488 gene encoding uncharacterized protein LOC130980488, giving the protein MAMVGKRFLQRHCRKRGLNSERAQRNRKRKYNRRRKRRRQRIGVDCKTASTREQHRNRSFVTGGYYIRDLDPEVDRQETPLRFVHPGPASGFGSTKNECHPPKIVPPSSTIKMLVLTNAASKVLGKGEANIAIIRKHVE; this is encoded by the exons ATGGCGATGGTTGGAAAAAGATTTCTCCAACGACATTGCAGGAAAAGAGGGTTGAATAGTGAAAGAGCACAAcgaaacagaaaaagaaaatacaacagaagaaggaaaagaagacGGCAACGAATCGGCGTCGACTGCAAAACTGCGTCCACCAGAGAACAGCATCGCAACCGCTCTTTCGTAACCGGAG ggtatTACATCAGGGATTTGGACCCTGAGGTCGACCGACAAGAGACACCTCTACGATTTGTTCATCCGGGTCCGGCAAGTGGTTTCGGTTCAACCAAGAATGAG TGCCATCCCCCAAAGAT TGTGCCTCCCTCATCAACTATAAAGATGTTGGTCTTAACAAATGCCGCTAGCAAAGTGTTAGGTAAAGGAGAGGCAAATATAGCTATTATCAGGAAG CATGTTGAGTAA